One Rosettibacter firmus genomic window carries:
- a CDS encoding EutN/CcmL family microcompartment protein, which produces MYLGKIIGTIWATRKYEAVNNYKIQLVQPINSQFQKVSSPIIALDTIGAGPGEIIYYVTASEAVIPLDVDMAPVDASIVGIVDSIYVEKK; this is translated from the coding sequence ATGTATCTTGGAAAAATAATTGGTACTATCTGGGCTACACGAAAATATGAAGCAGTAAATAATTATAAAATACAATTAGTTCAACCAATTAATAGTCAGTTTCAAAAAGTTTCTTCACCAATAATAGCTTTAGATACAATTGGTGCAGGACCAGGAGAAATTATTTATTATGTTACTGCAAGTGAAGCAGTAATACCACTCGATGTCGATATGGCTCCTGTGGATGCATCAATTGTAGGTATTGTCGATTCAATATATGTAGAAAAAAAATAG
- the yihA gene encoding ribosome biogenesis GTP-binding protein YihA/YsxC, protein MKKIEFIKSVYKLEDLPKQELPTVILCGRSNVGKSSFINSIFSPLKIAKTSSTPGKTRSINYYLVENKFYIVDLPGFGYAKVSFQERKEWQKLIETYIDTNKNIMLAFHLIDSRYEPLKLDFILNEYLRSKNIPYYVIFNKIDKLTQSEISQLKNTINKYFPELILGTNAFLYSSLKNIGKKEVVKLLINTMLS, encoded by the coding sequence ATGAAAAAAATAGAATTCATTAAATCTGTCTACAAACTTGAAGATCTTCCTAAACAAGAATTGCCAACAGTAATCTTATGTGGAAGATCAAATGTGGGGAAATCTTCATTTATTAATTCAATTTTTTCACCATTGAAAATTGCAAAAACCAGTTCTACTCCAGGTAAAACAAGATCAATAAATTATTATCTCGTTGAAAACAAATTCTATATTGTTGATTTACCTGGATTTGGTTATGCAAAAGTATCTTTTCAAGAAAGAAAAGAATGGCAAAAATTAATAGAAACTTACATCGATACTAATAAAAATATTATGCTTGCATTCCATTTGATTGATAGTCGATATGAACCTTTAAAACTTGATTTTATTCTAAATGAATATTTAAGAAGTAAAAATATTCCTTACTACGTAATTTTTAATAAAATCGATAAGTTAACACAATCAGAAATATCTCAATTAAAAAATACAATAAATAAATATTTCCCAGAACTTATTTTAGGAACAAATGCGTTTTTATATTCATCGTTAAAAAATATTGGTAAAAAAGAAGTAGTAAAATTGCTTATAAATACAATGCTTTCATGA
- a CDS encoding phosphopentomutase, translating to MNNFIVIVLDGLGIGELPDASAYNDEGSNTLANMAEFVGGLYLPNLEKLGLGNIHPIKGIKPQTNPLASYGKMAEASVGKDSTTGHWELGGLKIEKAFPLYPDGFPQEIIEKFIKETKVDGILGNIPASGTEIIMKLGDEHIRTKYPIVYTSADSVFQIAAHEEIIPLQRLYEICEIARNKILIDDHAVARVIARPFIGSSNNYIRTTNRKDFSLNPFDYTILDYLSNEGIDTIAIGKINDLFNYQGIKIQIKTKTNLEGVEKIIDTIKHYKNSFIFVNLVDFDVYYGHRNDPIGFAKALKEFDDKLPGILNNIDNSDALIITADHGNDPTTPSTDHSREYVPLLFYRKNIKGKNLGIRKTFADVAQTVANFFKVNNSLNGRSFLYE from the coding sequence GTGAATAATTTTATAGTAATCGTACTCGATGGTCTTGGCATCGGTGAATTACCCGATGCTTCAGCTTACAACGACGAAGGCAGTAATACACTTGCAAATATGGCTGAATTTGTTGGTGGACTTTATCTACCAAATCTTGAAAAACTTGGTTTAGGAAATATTCATCCAATTAAAGGTATAAAACCACAAACTAATCCATTAGCATCTTATGGTAAAATGGCAGAAGCTTCTGTTGGAAAAGATTCAACTACAGGACACTGGGAACTTGGTGGTTTAAAAATTGAAAAAGCTTTCCCTCTCTATCCCGATGGTTTTCCACAAGAAATTATTGAAAAATTTATTAAAGAAACTAAAGTTGATGGAATTCTTGGAAATATTCCTGCTTCGGGAACGGAAATAATTATGAAATTGGGAGATGAGCATATAAGAACTAAATATCCAATTGTTTATACATCAGCCGATTCTGTTTTTCAAATTGCTGCACACGAAGAAATTATACCACTTCAAAGATTGTATGAAATATGTGAAATTGCACGCAATAAAATTTTAATTGATGACCACGCAGTTGCAAGAGTAATAGCAAGACCATTTATCGGTTCATCAAATAATTATATACGAACTACCAATCGAAAAGATTTTTCACTAAATCCTTTTGACTATACAATTTTAGATTACTTATCAAACGAAGGTATAGATACAATTGCAATCGGGAAAATTAATGATTTGTTTAATTATCAGGGAATAAAAATACAGATTAAAACAAAAACAAATCTTGAAGGGGTTGAAAAAATTATTGATACAATCAAACATTATAAAAATTCATTCATCTTTGTTAATCTTGTAGATTTTGATGTTTATTATGGTCATCGTAACGATCCAATTGGTTTTGCTAAAGCACTTAAAGAATTTGATGATAAATTACCCGGAATATTAAATAACATTGATAACTCCGATGCTCTGATAATAACAGCAGATCATGGTAACGACCCAACAACCCCAAGCACAGATCATAGTCGAGAATATGTACCATTGTTGTTTTATAGAAAAAATATAAAAGGGAAAAATTTAGGGATAAGAAAAACTTTTGCAGATGTTGCTCAAACTGTAGCTAATTTTTTTAAAGTGAATAATAGTCTTAATGGAAGGAGTTTTTTATATGAATGA
- a CDS encoding PIN domain-containing protein: MKNDIIHFLIDTDILIEHLYHENKKTNSDLEIAMMNGICFTTVINAAELYFAAHNADEKESIDNLLKALKVLGLNSRYSLNISKFFNKVATVRDALICSVAEFNNLIIFTNNINRYEKTNIKIIQPTKLRE, translated from the coding sequence TTGAAGAACGATATAATACATTTTTTAATTGATACCGATATATTAATTGAGCATTTATATCATGAAAATAAAAAAACAAATTCCGACCTTGAAATTGCAATGATGAATGGAATTTGCTTTACAACTGTTATAAATGCTGCTGAGTTATACTTTGCAGCTCATAATGCAGACGAAAAAGAATCTATCGACAATTTATTAAAGGCACTTAAAGTTCTGGGATTAAATTCTAGATACAGTTTGAACATTTCAAAATTTTTTAATAAAGTTGCAACCGTTCGTGATGCACTTATATGTTCAGTGGCAGAATTTAATAATCTTATAATATTTACAAATAATATTAATCGTTATGAAAAAACTAATATCAAAATTATCCAACCAACAAAGTTGAGAGAGTAA
- a CDS encoding sigma-70 family RNA polymerase sigma factor, whose amino-acid sequence MKITKQFTNRESLSLDKYLQEIGKVDLLTPDDEIELAIRIKKGDEKALEKLVKANLRFVVSVAKQYQNQGLSLGDLINEGNLGLIKAAKRFDETRGFKFISYAVWWIRQSILQALAEQSRIVRLPLNRVGALNKIGKAYSNLEQEFEREPSPQELAQELDMDISEVTDALRVSGRHVSMDAPFVQGEDNRLLDVLSNEEVPSPDYQLMNESLKKEIERALSTLTDREAEVIKLYFGLNGEHSLTLEEIGEKFNLTRERVRQIKEKAIRRLRHTSRSKNLRAYLG is encoded by the coding sequence GTGAAGATAACAAAACAATTTACCAACCGAGAAAGTCTTTCATTAGACAAATATCTTCAAGAAATCGGAAAAGTTGATCTCTTAACCCCAGATGACGAAATCGAACTTGCTATAAGAATAAAAAAGGGAGACGAAAAAGCTCTCGAAAAACTCGTTAAAGCCAATCTACGATTTGTTGTTTCTGTTGCTAAACAATATCAAAATCAAGGATTATCTCTTGGAGATTTAATTAACGAAGGTAACCTTGGTTTAATTAAAGCAGCTAAAAGATTTGATGAAACTCGTGGCTTTAAATTTATTTCATATGCTGTCTGGTGGATCAGACAATCAATACTTCAAGCCTTGGCTGAACAATCAAGAATTGTACGCCTTCCATTAAATAGAGTAGGTGCATTAAACAAAATTGGTAAAGCCTATAGTAACCTTGAACAGGAATTCGAACGAGAACCAAGTCCTCAAGAATTAGCACAAGAACTGGATATGGATATAAGTGAAGTTACAGATGCATTAAGAGTTTCTGGTCGACATGTTTCAATGGATGCTCCTTTTGTACAGGGCGAAGATAATCGTCTTCTTGATGTTCTATCAAACGAAGAAGTTCCTTCCCCAGATTATCAGCTAATGAATGAATCATTAAAAAAAGAAATTGAAAGAGCTCTTTCAACTTTAACAGATCGAGAAGCAGAAGTAATTAAATTATACTTTGGATTAAATGGTGAACATTCACTAACACTCGAAGAAATTGGAGAAAAATTTAATCTTACACGAGAAAGAGTTCGTCAAATAAAAGAAAAAGCAATAAGAAGATTAAGACATACATCCAGAAGTAAAAACTTAAGAGCATATCTCGGATAA
- a CDS encoding glycoside hydrolase family 3 N-terminal domain-containing protein, whose protein sequence is MEQLSSNEQIDSAIMVEYKNPKLSPEQRAKDLIKRMTLEEKIAQMLCIWEDKKTILFDENGNLNYEKMREHLKNGIGQIARLSDSNGGLTPVEMIEMANKIQKFFIEETRLGIPVIFHEECLHGLAAKDATSYPVPIGLASTFNVELVEKIFSAIAEDARTRGVHQALTPVVDVARDPRWGRVEETFGEDPYLTAQMGIAAVKGLQGNGELNNGNKVIATLKHFAAHGQPESGTNCAPANFSERLLRDVFLFPFKEVIEKANAISVMASYNEIDGVPSHANKWLLRKVLRDEWNFKGYVVSDYYAITELNYRDVTVSHAVAKDKLEAAKLAIEAGVNIEFPNPDCYLYISDLIKSGLIKESDIDELIEPMLRYKFQLGLFDNPYINTTNEQIEEKLISDRELALQAARETIILLKNENNILPLKNFKRIAVIGPNADRVLLGGYHGTPRFYTSVYQGIKEKAGNDIEVFYSEGCKITVGGSWNEDEVILPDPEENKLLIKEAVEVAKKSEVIILALGGNEQTSREAWNKNHLGDRPNIDLIGQQNLLTEELLKLGKPIVVLLFNGRPNSINFIKENVPAILECWYLGQETGKAVADVLFGYYNPSGKLPISIPRSAGHIPCYYNYKPSARRGYLFDDVTPLFPFGFGLSYTNFIFSDLKLSKDKIKLGESTQISVTVKNNGNLAGEEVVQLYIRDLYSSVTRPVKELKGFKKIALQPQETKTVIFELSTDMLAFTNIDMQYCTEPGDFEIMVGNSSRDEDLLKIILTVE, encoded by the coding sequence ATGGAACAACTATCAAGTAATGAACAAATTGATTCAGCAATAATGGTAGAATATAAAAATCCAAAGTTATCACCTGAACAACGAGCTAAAGATTTAATTAAGAGAATGACATTAGAAGAAAAAATTGCCCAGATGTTATGTATATGGGAAGATAAAAAAACTATTTTATTTGATGAGAATGGGAATTTGAATTATGAAAAAATGCGTGAACATCTAAAAAATGGAATTGGTCAGATTGCAAGACTTAGTGATTCGAATGGAGGATTGACTCCTGTTGAGATGATTGAGATGGCAAATAAAATTCAAAAATTTTTTATAGAAGAAACTCGTCTTGGTATTCCTGTAATTTTTCACGAAGAATGTTTACATGGACTTGCAGCAAAAGATGCAACAAGTTATCCAGTCCCAATTGGATTAGCTTCAACATTTAATGTAGAGTTAGTTGAAAAAATTTTTTCTGCTATTGCAGAGGATGCAAGAACACGTGGTGTTCATCAAGCACTTACACCAGTTGTCGATGTAGCAAGAGATCCAAGATGGGGACGTGTCGAAGAAACATTTGGCGAAGATCCTTATCTTACTGCTCAAATGGGTATTGCTGCTGTTAAAGGGTTACAGGGAAATGGAGAACTCAATAATGGAAATAAAGTTATTGCCACATTAAAACACTTTGCTGCTCATGGTCAACCAGAATCAGGAACAAATTGTGCCCCTGCAAATTTTTCTGAGAGATTGTTAAGAGATGTTTTCTTGTTCCCATTCAAAGAAGTAATTGAAAAAGCCAATGCTATTAGTGTAATGGCTTCTTATAACGAAATTGATGGAGTCCCTTCACATGCTAATAAATGGCTTTTGAGAAAAGTTCTTAGAGATGAATGGAATTTTAAAGGTTATGTAGTTTCTGATTATTATGCCATAACTGAATTAAATTATAGAGATGTTACAGTTAGTCATGCTGTAGCTAAGGATAAATTAGAAGCAGCAAAATTAGCAATCGAAGCTGGAGTTAACATTGAATTCCCTAATCCTGATTGTTATTTATACATTTCTGACCTTATAAAAAGTGGATTAATTAAAGAATCTGATATTGATGAACTAATTGAACCAATGCTTAGATACAAATTTCAATTAGGACTATTCGATAATCCATACATAAATACAACAAATGAACAAATAGAAGAGAAATTAATTAGTGATAGAGAATTAGCACTACAGGCTGCAAGAGAAACAATAATTCTACTAAAAAATGAAAATAATATTTTACCATTAAAAAATTTCAAAAGAATTGCAGTAATAGGACCAAATGCAGACAGAGTTCTACTTGGAGGATATCATGGTACTCCAAGATTTTATACATCGGTTTATCAAGGAATAAAAGAAAAAGCAGGAAATGATATTGAAGTATTTTATAGCGAAGGATGTAAGATTACAGTTGGTGGTTCATGGAATGAAGATGAAGTAATACTTCCTGATCCTGAAGAAAATAAATTATTAATAAAAGAAGCTGTTGAAGTAGCAAAAAAATCTGAAGTAATAATTCTTGCATTGGGAGGAAATGAACAAACTTCTCGAGAAGCCTGGAATAAAAATCACCTTGGAGATAGGCCAAATATAGATTTAATTGGTCAACAAAATCTATTAACAGAAGAATTACTCAAATTAGGTAAACCCATTGTTGTACTTTTATTTAATGGTAGACCAAATTCAATTAATTTTATAAAAGAAAATGTTCCAGCAATTCTTGAATGCTGGTACTTAGGACAGGAAACAGGAAAAGCTGTTGCAGATGTTTTATTTGGATATTACAACCCGAGCGGGAAATTACCAATTTCAATTCCAAGATCAGCAGGTCACATTCCTTGTTATTATAACTATAAGCCATCTGCAAGAAGAGGTTATTTGTTTGATGATGTCACTCCACTTTTCCCTTTCGGTTTTGGGCTGAGTTATACTAATTTTATATTCAGTGATCTAAAACTATCAAAAGATAAAATTAAATTAGGTGAATCGACACAAATTTCTGTAACTGTAAAAAATAATGGTAACTTAGCTGGCGAAGAAGTAGTGCAGCTATATATAAGAGATTTGTATAGTTCAGTTACAAGACCAGTAAAAGAATTAAAAGGGTTTAAGAAAATTGCTCTTCAACCACAAGAAACAAAAACAGTAATATTTGAATTAAGCACAGATATGTTAGCATTTACAAATATAGACATGCAGTATTGTACTGAACCTGGAGATTTTGAAATTATGGTTGGAAATTCATCGAGAGATGAAGATTTATTAAAAATAATATTAACCGTAGAATAA
- a CDS encoding sensor domain-containing diguanylate cyclase, which translates to MGLSEKYKKRILIFIFIPILIIIPFITDDSLLRIISGVILLIYVGFIIFLRDSKSDTKEYDKSNETSDVLHEQSPSYSTDESEGFEIISPVKNIEVITAENFTTTVNKPNRNFFKPPDFKENFDKIAREELPKDISQDEQFGFLLEKILSVVKDAFMAHTVAFFWYNKNKQKLTLERFVSSSTQITKQKFDLEDDILGKIVQKEEPEILTDISPNAEVDVIRYYNSPQGVKSFVGVPLFYGKNLTGILVLDSKVNDAFGIEQIFSLGKVVRIISIIISLFEEKFSETQAEQRLKALLNILSYDKKIETETDIYSTIIIAVKDLLDWDVFTFVSYFPSEQKFKTTRIVNKTSLKYVGENLEIDLNGTLVGRAILSFTPVKIDDTSSIEIPRFSKNEDVSFDGSFLAIPLVYDEQNYGVLCFESLKKNIYTNNEITFVKNATKFIAFILHSFSTINILKNLLTYDIETKALNYKSFIERLTIDLVRSKELDLPGAVALIKIDDFLEQESLFDGNPFPKVLKAISQMIKDELTPMHLWGRIDERVFAVYFFNTTPKDAFLWAEKLRVKIARKPIAVVARQTTFTVSIGIASTLNKTDVNEILNNAELALKKALEKGGNTVKSL; encoded by the coding sequence ATGGGATTATCGGAAAAATATAAAAAGCGAATACTAATTTTTATTTTCATTCCCATCTTAATAATTATACCTTTTATTACTGATGATTCTCTTCTTAGAATAATATCTGGTGTAATTCTTTTAATTTATGTTGGCTTCATAATATTCTTGCGAGATTCCAAATCGGATACAAAAGAATATGATAAAAGTAACGAAACCAGTGATGTATTACACGAACAAAGTCCTTCTTATTCTACAGATGAATCAGAAGGATTTGAAATAATCTCACCAGTTAAAAATATTGAAGTTATTACTGCAGAGAATTTTACAACCACAGTTAATAAACCAAATAGAAATTTTTTTAAACCACCAGACTTTAAAGAAAACTTCGATAAAATTGCTCGAGAAGAATTACCTAAAGATATAAGTCAGGATGAACAATTTGGATTTTTACTCGAAAAGATATTAAGCGTTGTTAAAGATGCTTTTATGGCTCATACTGTAGCTTTTTTCTGGTATAATAAAAATAAGCAGAAATTAACACTCGAAAGATTTGTATCAAGTTCAACTCAAATTACAAAACAAAAATTTGATCTCGAAGATGATATTCTTGGAAAAATCGTTCAGAAAGAAGAACCTGAAATATTAACAGATATTTCTCCCAATGCAGAAGTAGATGTAATTCGTTATTACAATTCGCCTCAAGGAGTAAAAAGCTTTGTTGGAGTTCCACTATTTTATGGTAAAAATCTTACTGGTATTTTAGTGCTCGATTCAAAAGTTAACGATGCTTTTGGAATTGAACAAATTTTTTCTTTAGGAAAAGTAGTTAGAATAATTTCAATTATCATAAGCCTCTTTGAAGAAAAATTTTCTGAAACACAAGCCGAGCAAAGATTAAAAGCTCTATTAAATATCTTAAGTTACGACAAAAAAATTGAAACAGAAACAGATATTTATTCTACTATAATCATAGCAGTCAAAGATTTACTTGACTGGGATGTTTTTACTTTTGTTTCCTATTTCCCATCCGAACAAAAATTTAAAACCACACGCATTGTAAATAAAACATCATTAAAATATGTTGGCGAAAATTTAGAAATAGATCTTAATGGAACTCTGGTTGGAAGAGCAATATTAAGTTTTACACCTGTTAAGATTGATGATACATCGAGTATAGAAATTCCACGCTTCTCTAAAAACGAAGACGTAAGTTTTGATGGTTCTTTCCTTGCAATACCACTTGTATATGACGAACAAAATTATGGTGTTCTCTGCTTCGAAAGTCTTAAAAAAAATATCTATACAAATAATGAAATTACCTTTGTAAAAAATGCTACAAAATTTATAGCTTTTATTTTGCATTCATTCTCTACAATAAATATCTTAAAAAATCTTTTAACATACGATATAGAAACAAAGGCATTAAACTATAAATCTTTTATTGAAAGACTTACAATCGATCTTGTTAGAAGCAAAGAATTAGATCTACCAGGAGCAGTTGCTCTTATAAAAATTGATGATTTCTTAGAACAGGAATCACTTTTTGATGGTAATCCTTTCCCTAAAGTATTAAAAGCAATTTCTCAAATGATTAAAGATGAATTAACACCAATGCATTTATGGGGAAGAATCGATGAAAGAGTTTTTGCTGTTTACTTTTTTAATACTACCCCAAAAGATGCTTTTTTGTGGGCAGAAAAGTTAAGAGTAAAAATTGCACGCAAACCCATTGCTGTTGTTGCAAGGCAAACTACTTTTACTGTTTCAATTGGCATTGCTTCTACTCTTAATAAAACAGATGTTAATGAAATATTAAATAATGCAGAGTTAGCTTTAAAAAAAGCACTCGAAAAAGGTGGTAACACTGTCAAAAGTTTATAA
- a CDS encoding EutN/CcmL family microcompartment protein, which translates to MILGKVIGTVWSTRKDENLVGAKFLIVRQLNLDYTPKDSTVIAVDSVGAGVGEIVLVAQGSSARQTTFTHNKPVDAVIMAIVDKLDVAIKE; encoded by the coding sequence TTGATACTCGGGAAAGTAATAGGAACAGTCTGGTCTACTCGAAAAGATGAAAATCTGGTAGGTGCAAAATTTTTAATAGTACGCCAATTAAATTTAGATTATACACCAAAAGATTCAACAGTGATAGCTGTCGACTCTGTTGGGGCGGGAGTCGGAGAAATAGTTCTTGTAGCTCAGGGAAGTTCAGCACGTCAAACTACATTTACACATAATAAACCTGTTGATGCCGTTATTATGGCAATTGTTGATAAATTAGATGTAGCCATTAAAGAGTAA